One Pullulanibacillus sp. KACC 23026 DNA segment encodes these proteins:
- a CDS encoding GTP pyrophosphokinase family protein, which yields MDWELFLSPYKQAIDELKIKLRGYREQYEMCGDHSPIEFVTGRVKPVTSILDKARRKKVPMDRLASDIQDIAGVRVMCQFVGDIYKVIALLKSRRDFQIIEERDYINEKKESGYRSYHLVINYPVQTITGEKIILVEIQVRTLAMNFWATIEHSLNYKYEGRIPKDIKDRLQRAAEAAFLLDEEMSEIRGEIQIAHKHFVLKNSNDKSTP from the coding sequence ATGGATTGGGAGTTGTTTTTATCTCCTTACAAACAAGCCATTGATGAATTAAAGATTAAGCTAAGGGGATATCGTGAGCAGTATGAAATGTGTGGCGATCATTCTCCTATTGAATTTGTGACAGGCCGCGTTAAACCCGTTACAAGTATTTTGGATAAAGCACGCCGAAAGAAAGTGCCAATGGACCGCCTGGCCTCCGACATTCAGGATATTGCCGGCGTTCGTGTCATGTGTCAGTTTGTCGGCGATATTTATAAGGTAATTGCCCTCCTGAAGAGCCGACGGGATTTTCAAATTATCGAAGAACGAGATTATATTAATGAAAAGAAGGAGAGCGGATATAGGTCCTATCATTTAGTTATCAATTATCCGGTCCAAACGATAACAGGAGAGAAAATCATTCTGGTTGAAATTCAAGTTCGGACATTGGCCATGAATTTTTGGGCAACGATTGAGCACTCATTAAATTATAAATATGAAGGCCGTATTCCTAAGGACATAAAGGACCGTCTCCAAAGAGCCGCCGAAGCAGCTTTTTTATTAGATGAGGAAATGTCTGAGATACGCGGTGAAATTCAGATTGCACATAAGCATTTTGTTTTAAAAAATTCAAATGACAAGTCAACGCCTTAA
- a CDS encoding RluA family pseudouridine synthase has protein sequence MKGPFKLSCLIPLEKAGQKLGDFVRTQMQVSRRAIKAIKYQGGEFLVDGTPQFVTYILKGGEQLEIVFPPEAISESLHPEPLPLDVIYEDDCSLVVNKSPGMPTIPSYQHFEGTLANGVVHYLREKGEAGASHPVTRLDRETSGLVLMAKHGHIHDLFSRLQKEKKIERRYIAVVHHPFAAVQGTINAPIGRKEGSIIERCVTDEGKEAITHYEVLWQNDDLAILGIRLETGRTHQIRVHFSSIGHPLIGDDLYGGELSLLKRQALHARHLFFPHPLSGKEIACMAPFPEDLLPLLEKGMERIVNWDARLRKR, from the coding sequence ATGAAAGGTCCATTTAAATTATCTTGTCTAATTCCACTCGAGAAAGCGGGACAGAAATTAGGTGATTTTGTTCGAACACAGATGCAAGTATCCAGAAGAGCGATCAAGGCCATCAAGTACCAAGGGGGTGAGTTTCTAGTGGATGGAACCCCCCAATTCGTAACGTATATCCTAAAAGGCGGTGAACAGTTAGAAATTGTGTTTCCTCCTGAAGCTATTAGTGAATCGCTCCATCCAGAGCCTCTTCCGCTCGATGTGATTTATGAGGATGACTGCTCATTAGTGGTTAATAAAAGTCCTGGCATGCCAACCATTCCCTCTTACCAGCATTTTGAAGGAACGCTTGCCAATGGAGTGGTCCACTATTTGCGAGAAAAAGGAGAAGCGGGCGCCTCTCATCCGGTTACTCGATTGGACCGGGAAACGTCCGGCCTTGTTTTAATGGCCAAACACGGACATATCCATGATCTTTTCTCACGTCTTCAAAAAGAGAAGAAGATCGAACGGCGATATATTGCCGTTGTTCACCATCCTTTTGCGGCCGTTCAAGGAACAATTAATGCTCCAATAGGAAGAAAGGAAGGCAGTATTATTGAGCGCTGTGTCACGGATGAAGGAAAAGAGGCCATCACACATTATGAGGTTCTTTGGCAGAACGACGACCTCGCCATCTTAGGAATTCGCCTTGAAACAGGACGGACCCATCAAATTCGAGTGCATTTCTCTTCGATTGGTCATCCGTTAATCGGAGATGATCTCTATGGAGGAGAGTTGTCCTTATTAAAAAGGCAAGCTCTTCACGCGCGTCATTTGTTTTTCCCACACCCTTTAAGTGGAAAAGAAATAGCTTGCATGGCTCCTTTTCCAGAAGATTTGCTGCCGCTTTTAGAGAAGGGGATGGAGAGGATAGTGAACTGGGATGCCAGGTTGCGGAAGCGATAA
- a CDS encoding NAD kinase, whose protein sequence is MKFAIQSKGDITSNDIKNQIMSYLLGFELTLDEEEPDIVISVGGDGTLLHAFHRYINRLEHTTFVGVHTGHLGFYADWTPDEVEKLVIHIAKTPFQVVEYPLLEVSIQLNDEDEERHYLALNECTVKSSEGSLVMDVTIKGDHFETFRGDGLCISTPTGSTAYNKALSGAIIHPSLASIQLAEMASINNRVYRTVGSPLVLPQHHTCMLKPVNDVNFDITIDHLSIIHKGVKSIHCRVAEEKVRFARYRPFPFWVRVRESFIGD, encoded by the coding sequence ATGAAATTTGCTATTCAATCAAAAGGGGACATAACCTCTAACGACATAAAGAATCAAATAATGAGTTATTTGCTTGGCTTTGAGTTGACTCTTGACGAGGAAGAACCCGATATCGTTATTTCAGTCGGAGGAGATGGAACGCTTCTTCACGCCTTCCACCGCTATATCAATCGTCTTGAGCATACCACATTCGTTGGTGTACATACGGGTCATTTAGGTTTCTATGCGGATTGGACTCCAGATGAAGTAGAGAAGCTTGTGATTCATATTGCCAAGACACCGTTTCAAGTTGTGGAATACCCGCTTCTTGAAGTGTCTATCCAGTTAAATGATGAAGATGAAGAGAGACATTATTTGGCACTCAATGAATGTACGGTTAAAAGCAGTGAAGGATCATTGGTCATGGATGTCACGATCAAAGGCGACCATTTTGAAACGTTTCGAGGGGATGGTCTTTGTATATCGACACCGACCGGTAGTACGGCTTACAATAAAGCATTGTCCGGCGCTATTATCCATCCATCGCTTGCTTCGATTCAACTGGCAGAAATGGCTTCTATTAATAATCGCGTCTACCGCACAGTGGGGTCGCCGCTTGTCCTGCCGCAGCATCATACTTGTATGCTCAAACCGGTTAATGATGTGAACTTCGACATAACGATTGACCATTTATCCATCATTCATAAAGGTGTGAAATCAATACATTGCCGAGTAGCTGAAGAAAAGGTACGCTTTGCAAGGTATCGCCCATTCCCATTTTGGGTCAGGGTTAGAGAATCCTTTATTGGTGATTGA
- a CDS encoding YjcG family protein: MKYGIAMFPSKQLQDLVNSYRKRYDPHYALVPPHITIKPAFELENGEVDSFVSRVHEIAASIGPVQIEVNKVKSFQPVNNVIYLKVEEDPNLVELYHQLRALEVGPAGEYPFVPHITLAQGLSNEEHSDIIEVLKMKNIQHHETIDRFQLLYQLDNQSWTVYETFHLGKDTH; this comes from the coding sequence ATGAAATACGGTATTGCCATGTTTCCAAGTAAACAGTTACAAGACCTCGTCAATTCCTATAGGAAGCGCTACGATCCTCATTATGCTTTAGTTCCGCCTCATATCACGATAAAGCCTGCCTTTGAACTAGAAAACGGTGAGGTCGATTCTTTTGTCTCACGTGTTCATGAGATCGCAGCCTCTATTGGACCTGTTCAAATTGAAGTAAACAAAGTCAAATCCTTTCAGCCTGTAAACAATGTGATTTACTTAAAAGTGGAGGAAGACCCTAACTTAGTTGAACTCTATCATCAGCTAAGGGCATTAGAAGTAGGGCCGGCTGGCGAATATCCTTTTGTTCCTCACATCACACTTGCTCAAGGGCTTTCGAACGAAGAACATAGCGATATTATTGAAGTTTTAAAAATGAAAAACATTCAGCATCATGAAACCATTGATCGCTTCCAGCTCCTTTACCAGCTGGATAATCAATCTTGGACCGTCTATGAAACATTTCATTTAGGAAAGGATACACACTAA
- a CDS encoding CYTH domain-containing protein, whose product MSQEIEIEFKNMLTKHEFDHLVQVFQLNEQDFLTQHNDYFDTSSFELKSKGAALRIREKENRFVLTLKEPHTVGKLETHQFLSKKDVQQFFQSRELDPGDVQQRLERLSIKPENLQHLGRLTTHRAEFPHEEGLFVLDHSCYLDTEDYEMEWEFNDHPTGQKRFESFLERYQIPKRPTQNKIMRFFLYKKSKEMRQD is encoded by the coding sequence ATGAGTCAAGAAATCGAAATTGAATTCAAAAATATGCTGACCAAACATGAGTTTGACCATCTGGTACAAGTCTTTCAATTAAATGAACAAGACTTCCTGACCCAGCATAATGATTATTTTGATACGTCCTCCTTTGAGCTTAAAAGCAAGGGAGCCGCTTTACGCATTCGGGAAAAAGAGAACCGATTCGTTCTGACGCTTAAAGAACCCCATACTGTCGGGAAACTCGAAACTCATCAATTCCTCTCAAAGAAAGACGTTCAACAGTTTTTCCAATCTCGAGAGCTTGACCCCGGTGATGTCCAGCAACGATTAGAGAGGTTATCCATCAAACCCGAGAACCTCCAGCACCTTGGGCGGCTGACCACACATCGCGCGGAGTTTCCTCATGAAGAGGGGTTATTTGTTTTAGATCATAGTTGCTATTTAGATACCGAAGACTATGAAATGGAATGGGAATTTAACGATCATCCGACTGGTCAAAAGCGGTTCGAATCCTTCCTTGAGCGCTATCAAATCCCTAAAAGACCTACACAGAACAAGATTATGCGTTTTTTTCTCTATAAAAAGTCGAAGGAAATGCGTCAGGACTAA
- the prpE gene encoding bis(5'-nucleosyl)-tetraphosphatase PrpE: protein MMFDCIGDIHGCYEECITLLEKLGYKWKDDLPVHPEGRLPVFLGDLTDRGPASVKVMELVSKLFQKNLAKYVPGNHCDKLYRYLIGRNVKINNGLETTVAELKALSHKECRQISHGFKKLYESSPLYLQLDSGQLVVAHAGIKEAFIGITNKKVKSFVLYGDVTGETDDTGFPIRRDWAKHYKGDAWIVYGHTPVKAPRQVGNTINIDTGCVFGGALTAWRYPEKELISVPSLQPLIEEKFRPIGE from the coding sequence ATAATGTTTGATTGTATCGGTGACATTCACGGCTGTTATGAGGAATGTATCACGTTATTGGAAAAGTTAGGTTATAAATGGAAGGATGATCTTCCTGTTCATCCAGAAGGACGTCTTCCGGTCTTTCTTGGAGATTTGACGGACAGAGGACCCGCTTCCGTTAAAGTGATGGAGTTGGTTTCAAAACTTTTTCAGAAAAATTTGGCGAAATATGTCCCGGGAAATCATTGTGATAAACTGTATCGTTACTTAATTGGACGCAACGTGAAAATTAACAACGGGTTGGAGACAACGGTAGCCGAATTAAAGGCTTTATCCCATAAAGAATGCCGCCAAATTAGCCATGGATTTAAAAAGCTTTATGAATCTTCACCGCTTTATCTGCAGCTTGATTCAGGTCAATTAGTGGTGGCTCATGCTGGTATTAAGGAAGCCTTCATCGGTATAACGAATAAAAAAGTCAAATCCTTTGTCTTGTATGGAGATGTGACCGGCGAAACAGATGACACGGGCTTTCCTATTCGCCGAGACTGGGCCAAGCATTATAAGGGAGACGCGTGGATTGTTTATGGCCACACCCCCGTTAAAGCCCCTCGCCAAGTTGGAAACACGATTAACATTGATACAGGCTGTGTATTCGGAGGAGCCCTTACCGCATGGCGTTATCCCGAAAAGGAGCTTATTTCAGTCCCTTCCTTACAACCGCTTATTGAAGAAAAGTTTCGTCCTATCGGCGAGTGA
- a CDS encoding GNAT family N-acetyltransferase, translating to MSLEVVVCEKEQDYQNALYIRRIVFIEEQQVPEELEIDDHEKDAIHFVVYDQNREPVGAGRLRNKGNMAKVERICVLKNRRGEHIGEALMGKLEQVAEEKGFTNLLLNAQTHAQGFYEKLGYKVTSDLFYEAGIPHVEMKKNV from the coding sequence ATGTCCCTTGAAGTTGTAGTTTGTGAGAAAGAACAAGATTATCAGAACGCGCTTTACATTCGGCGCATCGTTTTTATAGAAGAACAACAGGTTCCTGAAGAGCTTGAAATCGATGACCATGAAAAAGATGCGATTCATTTTGTCGTGTATGACCAAAACCGTGAACCAGTTGGAGCGGGCCGGCTTCGAAATAAAGGCAATATGGCCAAGGTAGAGCGGATCTGCGTACTCAAGAATCGACGTGGTGAGCATATTGGCGAGGCCTTAATGGGCAAGCTTGAGCAAGTTGCGGAGGAAAAGGGATTCACTAACTTGCTTCTGAATGCACAGACTCATGCTCAAGGCTTTTATGAAAAACTCGGCTACAAAGTCACATCTGATTTATTTTATGAAGCAGGCATCCCGCATGTCGAGATGAAAAAAAACGTTTAA
- a CDS encoding DUF421 domain-containing protein, with product MHEYIETTVELVVGFFALMLITKMLGRSSISQATPFDFVASLVLGEFVGGAIYDPKVDLFRIIYVVVIWGILIFLVDFIALKFNKSRGLIESVPAILIKNGIINRNVLKKHRLDINRLQSLLRDKDIFSFREVEHAILEPNGKINVIKRPMFDTVKKVDLDLPVQSVSIPVTLISDGVLIPNNLKQINRDSKWLEQELLNRSIKSIRDVMICEWRLEDGLYVQTIFPSQKTQ from the coding sequence GTGCATGAATACATAGAAACAACCGTTGAGCTCGTTGTCGGTTTCTTCGCTTTAATGCTCATTACAAAAATGTTAGGCCGCTCATCCATCTCACAAGCAACCCCCTTTGATTTTGTTGCTTCACTCGTACTAGGTGAGTTTGTTGGAGGGGCTATCTACGACCCAAAAGTCGATCTCTTTCGGATTATTTATGTTGTTGTCATCTGGGGGATCTTAATCTTCCTAGTGGACTTCATCGCCTTGAAATTCAACAAATCCCGCGGACTAATTGAGAGTGTTCCCGCGATCCTGATCAAAAATGGGATTATCAACCGAAATGTATTAAAAAAGCATCGGTTGGACATTAATCGTCTTCAGTCCTTACTTCGAGATAAAGATATTTTTTCATTTCGTGAGGTTGAGCATGCGATCTTAGAGCCCAATGGTAAAATTAATGTTATTAAAAGGCCGATGTTTGATACCGTCAAAAAAGTAGATCTCGATTTGCCTGTTCAATCTGTCAGCATTCCGGTTACTCTAATTAGTGATGGGGTTCTCATTCCAAATAACTTAAAACAGATCAATCGTGACTCAAAATGGCTGGAACAGGAGCTCTTAAATCGCTCCATTAAGAGTATACGGGATGTGATGATTTGCGAATGGCGGCTTGAGGATGGTCTCTACGTTCAAACGATTTTCCCTTCGCAAAAGACTCAATAG
- a CDS encoding sodium:solute symporter family protein codes for MNGLFHLHAVDYFIIIVYFAFALIIGFMLRKYTKTGKDFFLSGRALPTWITGIAFMSANLGATELIGMSAGGAEYGMIQVHFYWIGAIPAMIFMGLYMMPFYYASRARSVPEYLKLRFNEATRGVNAIAFGAMTLLVSGISLYSMGLLFKTLLGWSLTGSIILSAAIVLVYVALGGLTSSIFNEVTQFFLIVLGILPVTIIGLIHLGGWNGLVAKLPDGFTHAWSSLGSNHNALGTNWLGVVLGLGFVTSFAYWTIDFLVVQRAFAAKSQRAAQVTPIFASFIKMFIPAINIMVGLIALAVFPHIGHGTMSYNLALPALLAKYYPVGLVGLGVTALMASFMSGMAGNISAFTTVWTYDIYQAYIKKDATDAHYVWMGRVATIAGVVLAVLFSYIATGFPSIMDYMQTLFSFFNAPIFGVFLLGMFWKRMTPWGGFWGLVSGIAFAFIFYFFIPIHFATPNAGNFWRSWWVWVVTTGVGILVSLVTKPKPVEELKGIVLGVGKYRSYKGYAWYKRPGVLGILSLVIFVILNIIFW; via the coding sequence ATGAATGGTTTGTTTCATTTACATGCTGTGGACTATTTTATCATTATTGTTTATTTTGCTTTTGCTCTAATAATAGGTTTTATGCTTAGAAAGTATACAAAAACAGGAAAAGACTTCTTCCTGTCTGGCCGAGCGCTTCCAACTTGGATTACCGGGATCGCCTTTATGTCTGCTAATCTTGGTGCGACCGAGCTTATTGGAATGAGTGCAGGCGGAGCTGAGTATGGGATGATTCAAGTGCATTTTTATTGGATCGGCGCTATTCCAGCCATGATCTTTATGGGGTTATACATGATGCCATTCTATTACGCATCGCGTGCGCGTTCAGTGCCTGAATATTTGAAGCTTCGTTTTAATGAAGCCACTCGTGGTGTGAATGCGATTGCTTTTGGGGCTATGACTTTGCTGGTTTCTGGGATAAGCCTCTATTCAATGGGGCTTCTTTTCAAAACATTACTGGGCTGGTCATTAACCGGGAGTATCATTTTGTCAGCAGCCATTGTCTTAGTCTATGTCGCTTTGGGTGGTCTCACTTCGTCGATTTTTAATGAAGTTACGCAATTTTTCTTAATAGTTCTTGGTATTTTACCCGTTACGATCATCGGACTCATTCATTTAGGAGGATGGAATGGGCTAGTTGCCAAGCTTCCAGACGGATTTACTCATGCCTGGAGCAGTCTTGGATCCAACCATAATGCATTGGGTACGAATTGGCTTGGCGTTGTCCTTGGTCTTGGCTTTGTGACGTCATTTGCTTATTGGACCATTGATTTCCTTGTTGTTCAAAGGGCTTTTGCGGCCAAAAGCCAAAGAGCCGCTCAAGTGACGCCTATCTTTGCTTCTTTTATTAAAATGTTTATCCCGGCGATTAATATCATGGTCGGGTTGATTGCCTTAGCTGTTTTTCCTCATATTGGTCATGGAACGATGAGTTATAATCTTGCTCTTCCTGCCTTGCTTGCTAAGTATTACCCTGTAGGGCTAGTTGGGCTTGGAGTGACGGCTCTTATGGCCAGTTTCATGAGTGGAATGGCAGGGAATATATCGGCTTTTACAACGGTATGGACGTATGATATTTATCAGGCATATATCAAGAAAGACGCAACTGATGCTCATTATGTCTGGATGGGACGTGTCGCAACTATTGCAGGTGTTGTTTTGGCTGTTCTATTCTCCTATATTGCGACAGGCTTTCCAAGTATTATGGACTACATGCAAACGCTCTTTTCATTCTTTAACGCGCCTATATTTGGGGTGTTCTTACTCGGTATGTTCTGGAAGCGGATGACACCTTGGGGAGGATTCTGGGGGCTTGTCTCTGGAATAGCTTTTGCCTTTATCTTTTATTTCTTTATACCGATCCATTTTGCGACACCAAATGCAGGGAACTTCTGGCGGTCTTGGTGGGTATGGGTGGTAACGACGGGGGTTGGTATTTTGGTCAGCCTTGTCACCAAACCGAAACCGGTTGAAGAATTAAAAGGCATTGTCCTGGGTGTCGGGAAATATCGTTCCTACAAAGGCTATGCTTGGTATAAACGCCCAGGTGTCCTTGGCATTCTCAGCTTAGTGATCTTTGTCATATTAAACATCATCTTCTGGTAG
- a CDS encoding globin: MSRTEYNAYNEIGGFETVERLVTAFYKRVSEHPTLIPLFPNDFKETARKQKQFLTQFLGGPPLYTEEFGHPMLRKRHLRFPIGNKEREAWLSCMSGAMEEIKLPEPWRELIFQRLSLTAHHMMNQDDLNMRGG, translated from the coding sequence ATGAGTCGAACAGAATATAATGCCTATAATGAAATTGGAGGTTTCGAGACGGTTGAGCGTCTCGTCACCGCTTTCTATAAGAGAGTATCCGAGCATCCCACGCTCATTCCGCTGTTTCCAAATGATTTTAAGGAAACGGCACGCAAACAGAAACAGTTTCTTACTCAATTCCTGGGAGGCCCTCCTTTATATACTGAAGAATTTGGGCATCCTATGTTACGCAAACGACACTTGCGCTTTCCTATTGGCAACAAAGAACGAGAAGCTTGGTTAAGTTGTATGTCGGGGGCAATGGAGGAAATTAAGCTTCCAGAGCCTTGGCGTGAACTAATCTTTCAAAGACTGTCCCTCACTGCACATCATATGATGAATCAAGATGACCTTAATATGAGAGGGGGATGA
- a CDS encoding ClpXP adapter SpxH family protein, with translation MYRSTCDGSKGNEMCSLSMDVKKIKPIEIYSFLDPICPECWGLEPITKKLAIEYGEYLSIRTLLGINLNESNKSLDKKLQSIQWGKTANLTGMSCDDQVLRDSPPSPWKAIIAVKAAELQGRLAGQRFLRILQEKLFLAKQDINDEEILLACAKAAQLDLNEFQKDLDSNGPIKAFQCDRKIISEMEVIDIPTLVFFNVKSDEEGIKISGRYPYSVYVQILTEMLGNPPSPKSPPDMVSFLKDYHFIATKELAVVYDLEEAEAERELKKLQLKQIVEAVPVKYGTFWRYIGD, from the coding sequence ATGTATAGATCCACCTGTGATGGGAGTAAAGGCAATGAAATGTGTTCATTGTCTATGGATGTTAAGAAAATTAAGCCCATCGAAATTTATTCTTTTCTCGATCCTATATGCCCTGAATGTTGGGGACTTGAACCTATTACCAAGAAATTGGCGATTGAATACGGAGAGTATTTATCTATTAGAACTTTGCTTGGTATTAACTTAAATGAATCCAACAAATCATTAGATAAGAAGTTACAATCCATTCAATGGGGCAAAACCGCCAACTTAACAGGGATGTCATGCGACGATCAAGTTCTTCGCGATTCTCCTCCCTCTCCATGGAAAGCCATCATAGCAGTTAAGGCGGCAGAATTACAGGGGAGATTAGCCGGCCAGCGTTTTCTTCGCATTTTGCAAGAAAAGTTGTTCCTCGCTAAACAGGATATCAACGATGAAGAAATCTTGTTGGCGTGTGCCAAGGCAGCTCAACTTGATTTAAATGAATTCCAAAAGGATTTGGATTCTAATGGGCCTATTAAGGCTTTTCAATGTGATCGAAAAATCATCTCTGAAATGGAAGTCATTGACATCCCAACCCTTGTCTTTTTTAACGTTAAATCCGATGAGGAAGGCATAAAAATTTCGGGGCGATATCCTTACAGTGTTTATGTACAAATTTTAACCGAAATGTTGGGCAACCCTCCTTCTCCAAAATCACCGCCTGATATGGTGTCGTTTTTGAAGGATTACCACTTTATTGCGACAAAGGAATTGGCTGTGGTTTATGATCTAGAGGAGGCGGAAGCAGAACGAGAGCTTAAAAAGCTTCAGCTCAAACAAATTGTTGAAGCCGTCCCCGTTAAATATGGAACGTTCTGGAGATATATTGGGGATTAA
- the fabI gene encoding enoyl-ACP reductase FabI, which produces MEDLLKLEGKNIVVTGVANERSIAWGIAQSLYKAGANVIYTYRLDRSLQKLTKLLEKNEQTTDLVFQCDANNDESIHNAFTKIGEKVGVIHGIVHSIAFAHAEDLHGDFIDTSRDGFAFAHDTSAYSLIAIAREAKPFMTEGGSIVTMSYLGAERAVEKYNLMGVAKAALESSVRYLALELGKHDIRVNAISAGAIKTLAAKGISGFNEILKVIEEKAPLKRNVTQEEVGDMTVAMLSHLSRGVTGEVVYVDSGYNIIG; this is translated from the coding sequence ATGGAAGATTTACTTAAATTAGAAGGAAAAAACATCGTTGTAACCGGAGTTGCCAATGAAAGAAGCATCGCCTGGGGTATTGCACAATCTCTGTATAAAGCTGGAGCTAATGTCATTTATACATACCGCTTGGACAGATCCCTGCAAAAATTAACTAAGCTGCTAGAAAAAAACGAACAAACGACCGATCTCGTTTTCCAATGTGATGCGAACAATGATGAAAGTATTCACAACGCCTTCACGAAGATTGGCGAAAAAGTGGGCGTGATCCACGGGATCGTTCATTCGATCGCTTTTGCACATGCCGAGGATTTACATGGCGATTTTATCGATACTTCAAGAGACGGCTTTGCATTTGCCCATGATACAAGCGCCTATTCATTAATTGCGATTGCAAGAGAAGCGAAGCCTTTTATGACAGAAGGCGGATCTATTGTGACCATGAGTTATCTAGGTGCTGAGCGTGCTGTCGAAAAATATAATCTGATGGGTGTTGCAAAGGCCGCTCTTGAATCAAGTGTCAGATACTTAGCGCTTGAATTAGGCAAACATGATATCAGAGTCAATGCGATTTCCGCTGGTGCCATTAAGACTCTTGCAGCCAAAGGAATATCCGGATTTAATGAGATCCTAAAGGTCATTGAAGAAAAAGCCCCTTTGAAACGTAATGTGACACAAGAAGAAGTTGGCGACATGACCGTTGCCATGTTAAGCCATCTATCAAGGGGTGTTACAGGCGAAGTCGTTTACGTGGACTCCGGATACAATATTATTGGTTAA